A stretch of Canis lupus baileyi chromosome 7, mCanLup2.hap1, whole genome shotgun sequence DNA encodes these proteins:
- the ZNF76 gene encoding zinc finger protein 76 isoform X1 — protein sequence MESLGLQTVTLSDGTTAYVQQAVKGEKLLEGQVIQLEDGTTAYIHQVMVQKEPLSFEDGQPVQLEDGSMAYIHRTPKEGYDPSALEAVQLEDGSTAYIHHPVAVPSDSAILAVQTEVGLEDLAAEDDEGFTADTVVALEQYASKVLHDSQAPHNGKGQQVGDRAFRCGYKGCGRLYTTAHHLKVHERAHTGDRPYRCDFPSCGKAFATGYGLKSHVRTHTGEKPYKCPEELCSKAFKTSGDLQKHVRTHTGERPFRCPFEGCGRSFTTSNIRKVHVRTHTGERPYTCPEPHCGRGFTSATNYKNHVRIHTAFCVLSQPYVSPHSPVTPATSVIPLCLLPLLFTTFNFTSPYPRTPSPSTCPFTSPSITSGLSGPTRLSPLCSAGHRPQLCLFRVPVSLRPHQLTPSPTPTPPPPSFPLASPSSHPPHSPVSPGEKPYVCTVPGCGKRFTEYSSLYKHHVVHTHCKPYTCSTCGKTYRQTSTLAMHKRSAHGELEATEESEQALYEQQQLDAACATEESPPPKRPRITYLSEVKEEGCDVPAQVAMVTEEDGAPQVALITQDGAQQVSLSPEDLQALGSAITMVTQHSSTTLTIPSEDDDLATSGTHTVTMVSADGTQTQPVTIITSGAVVADDSSVASLHHQQVALLATANGTHIAVQLEEQQTLEEAISVATAAMQQGAVTLEATESGNGC from the exons ATGGAGAGCTTGGGGCTGCAAACGGTGACCCTCAGTGATGGGACAACAGCCTACGTCCAGCAAGCTGTCAAGG GAGAGAAGTTGCTTGAAGGGCAAGTGATCCAGCTTGAGGATGGGACCACTGCATACATTCACCAAGTGATGGTGCAGAAAG AACCTCTCTCCTTTGAGGATGGACAGCCTGTACAGCTGGAAGATGGCAGCATGGCCTACATACACCGAACACCCAAAG AGGGTTATGACCCCAGTGCCCTGGAAGCTGTCCAGCTGGAAGATGGCTCCACTGCCTACATTCACCACCCCGTGGCTGTGCCGTCAGACAGCGCCATCCTGGCTGTGCAGACAGAGGTGGGCTTGGAGGACCTGGCTGCAGAGGATGATGAGGGCTTCACTGCAGACACGGTAGTGGCTCTGGAGCAGTATGCCAGCAAG gtcCTGCATGACAGCCAGGCTCCCCATAACGGCAAAGGACAGCAAGTTGGGGACAGAGCATTCCGCTGTGGCTACAAAGGGTGTGGGCGTCTCTACACGACTGCTCATCACTTAAAG GTGCATGAAAGAGCTCATACAGGTGACCGTCCATACAGGTGTGATTTCCCCAGCTGCGGAAAGGCCTTTGCCACAG GATATGGGCTGAAGAGCCATGTGCGCACCCACACTGGTGAAAAGCCATATAAGTGCCCAGAGGAACTGTGCAGCAAGGCCTTCAAGACCTCAGGAGACCTACAGAAGCACGTACGGACCCACACCG GTGAACGCCCATTCCGGTGCCCCTTCGAGGGCTGTGGCCGCTCCTTCACCACCTCTAACATCCGCAAGGTACATGTGCGCACCCACACAGGCGAGCGGCCCTACACCTGCCCTGAGCCCCACTGCGGCCGCGGCTTCACCAGTGCCACCAACTACAAGAATCACGTGCGCATCCACACAG CCTTCTGTGTCCTCTCTCAGCCGTATGTGTCCCCTCACTCCCCCGTCACCCCTGCGACATCAGTcatccctctctgtctcctgcctCTTCTGTTTACGACCTTCAACTTTACAAGCCCCTACCCCCgcaccccctctccctccacctgtcccTTCACTAGCCCCAGCATTACTTCTGGGCTCAGTGGTCCCACACGCCTGTCCCCTCTGTGTTCTGCTGGACATCGCCCCCAGCTGTGTCTATTCAGAGTCCCAGTCTCTCTCCGTCCCCACCAACTAACCCCGTctcccacacccacacccccaccccctagtTTTCCCCTTGCCAGCCCCAGTTCCCACCCCCCTCACAGCCCAGTGTCCCCAGGGGAGAAGCCATACGTTTGCACGGTCCCAGGCTGCGGGAAGCGCTTCACCGAGTACTCAAGCCTATACAAGCACCATGTGGTACACACGCACTGCAAGCCTTACACCTGCAGTACGTGCGGCAAGACCTACCGGCAGACTTCCACCCTGGCCATGCACAAGCGCAGTGCCCACGGCGAGCTGGAGGCCACGGAGGAGAGTGAGCAGGCCCTGTACGAGCAACAACAGCTAGACG CTGCCTGCGCCACAGAGGAGAGCCCGCCACCCAAACGCCCCCGCATTACCTACCTCTCAGAGGTGAAAGAGGAGGGCTGTGACGTCCCAGCCCAAGTGGCCATGGTGACAGAAGAGGATGGGGCCCCCCAGGTGGCTCTGATCACTCAGGACGGTGCCCAGCAG GTCAGTCTGTCCCCGGAAGACCTGCAGGCCCTGGGGAGTGCTATCACCATGGTGACCCAGCACAGCAGCACCACCCTCACCATACCCAGTGAGGACGATGACCTTGCCACATCTGGCACACATACAGTCACCATGGTCAGCGCTGATGGCACCCAGACGCAGCCC GTTACAATCATTACCTCTGGGGCTGTGGTGGCCGACGACTCAAGTGTAGCATCTCTTCATCACCAACAAGTGGCACTGTTGGCCACAGCCAATGGAACGCACATTGCGGTGCAG CTGGAGGAGCAGCAGACCTTAGAGGAGGCCATCAGCGTGGCCACTGCTGCCATGCAGCAAGGGGCTGTGACCCTGGAGGCTACAGAGTCAGGGAATGGCTGCTGA
- the ZNF76 gene encoding zinc finger protein 76 isoform X3, producing the protein MESLGLQTVTLSDGTTAYVQQAVKGEKLLEGQVIQLEDGTTAYIHQVMVQKEPLSFEDGQPVQLEDGSMAYIHRTPKEGYDPSALEAVQLEDGSTAYIHHPVAVPSDSAILAVQTEVGLEDLAAEDDEGFTADTVVALEQYASKVLHDSQAPHNGKGQQVGDRAFRCGYKGCGRLYTTAHHLKVHERAHTGDRPYRCDFPSCGKAFATGYGLKSHVRTHTGEKPYKCPEELCSKAFKTSGDLQKHVRTHTGERPFRCPFEGCGRSFTTSNIRKVHVRTHTGERPYTCPEPHCGRGFTSATNYKNHVRIHTGEKPYVCTVPGCGKRFTEYSSLYKHHVVHTHCKPYTCSTCGKTYRQTSTLAMHKRSAHGELEATEESEQALYEQQQLDAACATEESPPPKRPRITYLSEVKEEGCDVPAQVAMVTEEDGAPQVALITQDGAQQVSLSPEDLQALGSAITMVTQHSSTTLTIPSEDDDLATSGTHTVTMVSADGTQTQPVTIITSGAVVADDSSVASLHHQQVALLATANGTHIAVQLEEQQTLEEAISVATAAMQQGAVTLEATESGNGC; encoded by the exons ATGGAGAGCTTGGGGCTGCAAACGGTGACCCTCAGTGATGGGACAACAGCCTACGTCCAGCAAGCTGTCAAGG GAGAGAAGTTGCTTGAAGGGCAAGTGATCCAGCTTGAGGATGGGACCACTGCATACATTCACCAAGTGATGGTGCAGAAAG AACCTCTCTCCTTTGAGGATGGACAGCCTGTACAGCTGGAAGATGGCAGCATGGCCTACATACACCGAACACCCAAAG AGGGTTATGACCCCAGTGCCCTGGAAGCTGTCCAGCTGGAAGATGGCTCCACTGCCTACATTCACCACCCCGTGGCTGTGCCGTCAGACAGCGCCATCCTGGCTGTGCAGACAGAGGTGGGCTTGGAGGACCTGGCTGCAGAGGATGATGAGGGCTTCACTGCAGACACGGTAGTGGCTCTGGAGCAGTATGCCAGCAAG gtcCTGCATGACAGCCAGGCTCCCCATAACGGCAAAGGACAGCAAGTTGGGGACAGAGCATTCCGCTGTGGCTACAAAGGGTGTGGGCGTCTCTACACGACTGCTCATCACTTAAAG GTGCATGAAAGAGCTCATACAGGTGACCGTCCATACAGGTGTGATTTCCCCAGCTGCGGAAAGGCCTTTGCCACAG GATATGGGCTGAAGAGCCATGTGCGCACCCACACTGGTGAAAAGCCATATAAGTGCCCAGAGGAACTGTGCAGCAAGGCCTTCAAGACCTCAGGAGACCTACAGAAGCACGTACGGACCCACACCG GTGAACGCCCATTCCGGTGCCCCTTCGAGGGCTGTGGCCGCTCCTTCACCACCTCTAACATCCGCAAGGTACATGTGCGCACCCACACAGGCGAGCGGCCCTACACCTGCCCTGAGCCCCACTGCGGCCGCGGCTTCACCAGTGCCACCAACTACAAGAATCACGTGCGCATCCACACAG GGGAGAAGCCATACGTTTGCACGGTCCCAGGCTGCGGGAAGCGCTTCACCGAGTACTCAAGCCTATACAAGCACCATGTGGTACACACGCACTGCAAGCCTTACACCTGCAGTACGTGCGGCAAGACCTACCGGCAGACTTCCACCCTGGCCATGCACAAGCGCAGTGCCCACGGCGAGCTGGAGGCCACGGAGGAGAGTGAGCAGGCCCTGTACGAGCAACAACAGCTAGACG CTGCCTGCGCCACAGAGGAGAGCCCGCCACCCAAACGCCCCCGCATTACCTACCTCTCAGAGGTGAAAGAGGAGGGCTGTGACGTCCCAGCCCAAGTGGCCATGGTGACAGAAGAGGATGGGGCCCCCCAGGTGGCTCTGATCACTCAGGACGGTGCCCAGCAG GTCAGTCTGTCCCCGGAAGACCTGCAGGCCCTGGGGAGTGCTATCACCATGGTGACCCAGCACAGCAGCACCACCCTCACCATACCCAGTGAGGACGATGACCTTGCCACATCTGGCACACATACAGTCACCATGGTCAGCGCTGATGGCACCCAGACGCAGCCC GTTACAATCATTACCTCTGGGGCTGTGGTGGCCGACGACTCAAGTGTAGCATCTCTTCATCACCAACAAGTGGCACTGTTGGCCACAGCCAATGGAACGCACATTGCGGTGCAG CTGGAGGAGCAGCAGACCTTAGAGGAGGCCATCAGCGTGGCCACTGCTGCCATGCAGCAAGGGGCTGTGACCCTGGAGGCTACAGAGTCAGGGAATGGCTGCTGA
- the ZNF76 gene encoding zinc finger protein 76 isoform X2, which translates to MCTRTDSHTTDFTLLRGELASGKRDYTVLKGIFLTGEKLLEGQVIQLEDGTTAYIHQVMVQKEPLSFEDGQPVQLEDGSMAYIHRTPKEGYDPSALEAVQLEDGSTAYIHHPVAVPSDSAILAVQTEVGLEDLAAEDDEGFTADTVVALEQYASKVLHDSQAPHNGKGQQVGDRAFRCGYKGCGRLYTTAHHLKVHERAHTGDRPYRCDFPSCGKAFATGYGLKSHVRTHTGEKPYKCPEELCSKAFKTSGDLQKHVRTHTGERPFRCPFEGCGRSFTTSNIRKVHVRTHTGERPYTCPEPHCGRGFTSATNYKNHVRIHTGEKPYVCTVPGCGKRFTEYSSLYKHHVVHTHCKPYTCSTCGKTYRQTSTLAMHKRSAHGELEATEESEQALYEQQQLDAACATEESPPPKRPRITYLSEVKEEGCDVPAQVAMVTEEDGAPQVALITQDGAQQVSLSPEDLQALGSAITMVTQHSSTTLTIPSEDDDLATSGTHTVTMVSADGTQTQPVTIITSGAVVADDSSVASLHHQQVALLATANGTHIAVQLEEQQTLEEAISVATAAMQQGAVTLEATESGNGC; encoded by the exons ATGTGTACGCGCACAGACTCACACACAACAGATTTCACACTCCTGAGGGGAGAGCTGGCCTCCGGGAAGCGGGACTACACTGTTCTAAAAGGCATCTTTCTCACTG GAGAGAAGTTGCTTGAAGGGCAAGTGATCCAGCTTGAGGATGGGACCACTGCATACATTCACCAAGTGATGGTGCAGAAAG AACCTCTCTCCTTTGAGGATGGACAGCCTGTACAGCTGGAAGATGGCAGCATGGCCTACATACACCGAACACCCAAAG AGGGTTATGACCCCAGTGCCCTGGAAGCTGTCCAGCTGGAAGATGGCTCCACTGCCTACATTCACCACCCCGTGGCTGTGCCGTCAGACAGCGCCATCCTGGCTGTGCAGACAGAGGTGGGCTTGGAGGACCTGGCTGCAGAGGATGATGAGGGCTTCACTGCAGACACGGTAGTGGCTCTGGAGCAGTATGCCAGCAAG gtcCTGCATGACAGCCAGGCTCCCCATAACGGCAAAGGACAGCAAGTTGGGGACAGAGCATTCCGCTGTGGCTACAAAGGGTGTGGGCGTCTCTACACGACTGCTCATCACTTAAAG GTGCATGAAAGAGCTCATACAGGTGACCGTCCATACAGGTGTGATTTCCCCAGCTGCGGAAAGGCCTTTGCCACAG GATATGGGCTGAAGAGCCATGTGCGCACCCACACTGGTGAAAAGCCATATAAGTGCCCAGAGGAACTGTGCAGCAAGGCCTTCAAGACCTCAGGAGACCTACAGAAGCACGTACGGACCCACACCG GTGAACGCCCATTCCGGTGCCCCTTCGAGGGCTGTGGCCGCTCCTTCACCACCTCTAACATCCGCAAGGTACATGTGCGCACCCACACAGGCGAGCGGCCCTACACCTGCCCTGAGCCCCACTGCGGCCGCGGCTTCACCAGTGCCACCAACTACAAGAATCACGTGCGCATCCACACAG GGGAGAAGCCATACGTTTGCACGGTCCCAGGCTGCGGGAAGCGCTTCACCGAGTACTCAAGCCTATACAAGCACCATGTGGTACACACGCACTGCAAGCCTTACACCTGCAGTACGTGCGGCAAGACCTACCGGCAGACTTCCACCCTGGCCATGCACAAGCGCAGTGCCCACGGCGAGCTGGAGGCCACGGAGGAGAGTGAGCAGGCCCTGTACGAGCAACAACAGCTAGACG CTGCCTGCGCCACAGAGGAGAGCCCGCCACCCAAACGCCCCCGCATTACCTACCTCTCAGAGGTGAAAGAGGAGGGCTGTGACGTCCCAGCCCAAGTGGCCATGGTGACAGAAGAGGATGGGGCCCCCCAGGTGGCTCTGATCACTCAGGACGGTGCCCAGCAG GTCAGTCTGTCCCCGGAAGACCTGCAGGCCCTGGGGAGTGCTATCACCATGGTGACCCAGCACAGCAGCACCACCCTCACCATACCCAGTGAGGACGATGACCTTGCCACATCTGGCACACATACAGTCACCATGGTCAGCGCTGATGGCACCCAGACGCAGCCC GTTACAATCATTACCTCTGGGGCTGTGGTGGCCGACGACTCAAGTGTAGCATCTCTTCATCACCAACAAGTGGCACTGTTGGCCACAGCCAATGGAACGCACATTGCGGTGCAG CTGGAGGAGCAGCAGACCTTAGAGGAGGCCATCAGCGTGGCCACTGCTGCCATGCAGCAAGGGGCTGTGACCCTGGAGGCTACAGAGTCAGGGAATGGCTGCTGA